A genomic segment from Scomber japonicus isolate fScoJap1 chromosome 11, fScoJap1.pri, whole genome shotgun sequence encodes:
- the rgcc gene encoding regulator of cell cycle RGCC has product MKSPKLAPQAKFTNEEDLNDVLCEFDAVIEDFTSPVEKRHFRYDEHLQTMKRRSCASVSDSGISDTESAESLNRNSFSFSDERLNSPTTTTPPLMSPKPKLGDTKELEDFIADLDKTLESM; this is encoded by the exons ATGAAGTCTCCAAAACTGGCGCCTCAAG CAAAGTTCACCAACGAGGAAGACCTGAACGATGTGCTGTGTGAGTTTGACGCAGTGATCGAGGACTTCACGTCCCCGGTAGAGAAGCGACACTTCAGGTACGATGAGCACCTGCAGACcatgaagaggaggagctgcGCCAGCGTCAGCGACAGTGGCATCAGCGACACAGAGA gtGCAGAGTCGCTCAACAGAAATAGCTTCAGCTTCAGCGATGAGAGGCTGAactcccccaccaccaccacacctcCTCTAATGTCACCAAAAC CCAAACTTGGCGACACTAAAGAACTGGAGGACTTCATCGCCGACCTTGACAAGACATTAGAAA GCATGTGA
- the f5 gene encoding coagulation factor V codes for MRLCAWAGVWSLLLILVLHVDAQKVQPKERHYYIAAVEIDWNYYGNDAHRFGPTYKKVVFREYEKGFRQAKTHPSWLGLLGPTLRAEEGETIVVTFRNMANGPYSIHPHGIAYGKQSEGAYYFDNTSQKEKQDDLVQPNCEHVYHWEVTSAVSPQPSDSNCLTYTYVSHQNVVQDYNSGLIGALLLCKPGSLNDLGEQAHVDQELVFLFGVFDEKASKYEPSGLALENPVKFTINGYAKGSLPDVSVCAHSSVSLHLMGMSSEPEVFSVHLNGHVLQQMGHKVSSVGLISGSSTTASMVAVYTGRWLLSSYVIKHMEAGMHGFVDVKRCDAFPAPPRRLTIAQKRESRVWTYYIAAEEILWDYAPSMHGHIDADYRFQYLKQSPTRIGGKYKKAVYTLYTNASFTQRSETRQRRDELGIVGPVIRAQIRDIIRVVFKNKASRPFSIYPHGMTIEKSEEGVNYPEGGNQSHGVKPGETHTYEWSVGEEDQPLDGDSRCLTRMYHSAVDTPRDIASGLIGPILICKSQSLNVRNVQLRADKEQHAMFAVFDENKSWYLDDNIRQFCDRSKVMKTDPDFYKYNVMHTINGYAFESGPVLGFCNGEVATWHVSSIGAQDYIQTATFYGHPFEVNGRTEDFLSLYPMTGETITMNMLNFGYWLLASLNSHETTKGMRVKFRDVECFRDYVYEYDENEREEPIGHKEFTLWQPLSLDDIKKEQEEKAKPVEKKPLVVDDYTNMFADELGLRSLKNQSSSSDVEVLDLSFLEYDAVDVLDRDKNITLNFNSTTTETKSKNETSILKPNPLNGTLFSNLKELDRVNHTAVNLLNQSNENTTSFSDNSSVSKIEDTVNYSPNVTQNKNITQVVSSLNNARASETENSTIHNDKASIMVGNVSTETTDLNVTLPGNLSSILETERMNNTLSGDNQTAGNATLLQESDKKLRGDVFSYSVPLPPSSINNLNSTTEDNVTSLSSSTNSSPESWENVTAHLDQLNHTSSIESFSNETVVSGNLSLSSHLVRESSSEELSEDSIEELFIYLRENNTEVITTTSLKTNGHNWTYEGTHQTVPMEIPDHMLKYLGKEAPTPKPKPKTIKVNYRQRPKKGRGMKTRKRKEYKPQARSGLPFSPRGFNPAMTPRGARPSSLQPFSDEEDLINMPVVIGLPRPDFSDYELYAPGSEPQHLDLDEQINANEYEYVSYKDPYSSGEDIKDLSLDDTTKYYLNKYGDSSTQTYFIAAEEVEWDYGGYAKRIDKLDQNSRQTKFTKAIFRSYLDANFRTPDIRGEMDEHLGILGPVIKVDVGQTIMVVFRNNANRPYSLHPNGVGYNKKTEGLSYDDNSTHWFKYDNEVQPNTTYTYIWQANANVGPMEDESQCRTWAYYSGVNPERDIHSGLIGPLLVCREGTLDKKVTDTSEFTLLFMTFDESQSWYYERNRELIQRKNPRKLLGPDFKENLKFHSINGIIFSLKGLRMYTDQLVAWHLINMGSPRDFQSVHFHGQTFLHKHTTSYRHAVYPLLPGSFATLEMYPSKPGLWQLETEVGFNQQKGMQTLFLVLDKDCLRPLGLQSGSVQDDHITAINTRGFWSPHLARLNNQGKYNAWSTENNESWIQVDFQRPVVISQVATQGAKQLFQSQFVSKYHISYSNDRRKWIFYKGDSRHYRKLFDGNQEAYVTKTNIFFPPVIGRFIRLHPVTWYNTATVRMEFYGCELDGCSVPLGMESNLIKDNHITASSTATSWYSGPWKPSLARLNKQGTINAWQAKYNNMNQWLQVELPQIKKITGIVTQGAKSLGREMYVTSYALMYSNDGVHWEHYTADEDMVSKTFSGNTDNNEHVKNYIHPPIFSRFIRILPRNWMGSITMRVELLGCDFE; via the exons ATGAGGCTTTGTGCCTGGGCTGGAGTTTGGAGTCTCCTGCTCATCCTGGTTCTCCATGTTGATGCACAGAAGGTTCAACCCAAGGAGAGACACTATTATATCGCTGCTGTTGAGATAGACTGGAACTACTATGGCAATGACGCACACAG GTTTGGTCCCACCTATAAGAAAGTGGTATTTCGGGAGTATGAGAAAGGCTTCAGACAGGCTAAGACTCATCCCTCCTGGTTAG GTCTACTTGGACCCACGCTTCGGGCTGAGGAGGGGGAGACAATCGTCGTCACTTTCAGAAATATGGCGAATGGACCGTATAGTATCCACCCACACGGAATTGCTTACGGGAAACAGTCAGAGG gagCCTACTACTTCGACAACACATCgcagaaagagaaacaagatGATCTAGTACAGCCTAACTGTGAGCATGTTTACCACTGGGAGGTGACATCAGCTGTATCACCACAGCCAAGTGACTCCAACTGCCTCACCTACACCTACGTCTCCCACCAAAACGTGGTTCAGGACTACAATTCAGGCCTCATTGGTGCTTTGCTCCTCTGCAAGCCTG GCAGTTTGAATGATTTGGGGGAGCAGGCTCACGTCGACCAGGAGTTAGTGTTCCTCTTTGGGGTTTTTGATGAGAAAGCGAGCAAGTATGAACCAAGTGGTCTTGCCTTAGAAAACCCTGTCAAGTTCACCATTAACGGATACGCAAAGGGATCACTGCCTG atgtcagtgtgtgtgctcatTCTTCTGTGAGCCTGCATCTGATGGGTATGAGCTCAGAGCCTGAGGTGTTCTCAGTGCATTTGAATGGACATGTGCTGCAGCAGATGGGGCATAAAGTGTCATCAGTGGGTCTGATCAGCGGTTCCTCCACTACTGCCAGTATGGTAGCAGTCTACACAGGCCGGTGGCTGCTGTCCTCATACGTCATCAAGCACATGGAAG CTGGCATGCATGGCTTTGTGGATGTGAAGCGCTGTGATGCCTTCCCAGCACCCCCGAGAAGGTTGACCATCGCACAAAAACGTGAAAGCAGGGTGTGGACATACTATATAGCTGCTGAGGAAATTCTTTGGGACTATGCACCTAGCATGCATGGACATATAGATGC GGACTACAGGTTTCAGTACCTGAAACAGTCACCAACACGCATAGGAGGGAAGTACAAGAAGGCAGTGTACACACTGTATACCAATGCATCATTCACTCAACGGTCAGAGACCAGGCAAAGGAGAGATGAGCTTGGAATAGTGGGGCCAGTGATCAGAGCGCAAATCAGAGACATTATTCGG GTTGTTTTTAAGAACAAGGCCTCCAGACCGTTCAGCATCTATCCACATGGAATGACAATAGAGAAGTCAGAGGAGGGGGTCAACTACCCAGAAGGAG GCAACCAGTCTCATGGTGTTAAgccaggtgagacacacacctATGAGTGGAGTGTGGGTGAGGAAGACCAGCCTTTGGATGGGGACTCCCGATGTCTGACACGAATGTACCACAGTGCAGTGGACACACCCCGTGACATTGCCTCAGGATTGATTGGACCAATCCTCATCTGCAAATCTCAGTCCCTCAATGTCAGGAATGTACAG ctgAGAGCAGACAAGGAGCAGCATGccatgtttgctgtgtttgatgAAAACAAAAGCTGGTACCTGGATGATAACATTCGTCAGTTTTGTGATCGATCCAAAGTCATGAAGACAGATCCTGACTTTTATAAGTACAATGTCATGCACA CGATAAACGGTTATGCGTTTGAGAGTGGCCCGGTCCTGGGCTTCTGCAATGGTGAGGTTGCAACATGGCACGTGTCCAGCATTGGAGCACAAGACTACATCCAGACAGCTACATTCTACGGCCACCCATTTGAAGTGAATGGGCGAACAGAGGACTTTCTCAGTCTCTACCCCATGACTGGAGAGACCATCACAATGAACATGCTCAACTTTG GTTACTGGCTTCTGGCTTCCCTGAATTCCCACGAGACAACTAAAGGAATGCGTGTAAAGTTTCGGGATGTTGAGTGCTTTCGTGACTACGTCTATGAGTACgatgaaaatgaaagagaagagcCAATAGGACACAAAGAGTTCACTTTGTGGCAGCCTCTGAGCTTGGATGATATCAAGAAGGAGCAAGAGGAGAAGGCGAAACCAGTAGAAAAAAAGCCACTGGTTGTAGATGATTACACAAATATGTTTGCAGATGAATTAGGTCTTAGGTCTCTAAAGAACCAGTCTAGCagctcagatgtggaggtgttggACCTGTCCTTCCTGGAATATGATGCTGTTGATGTGCTTGACAGAGATAAGAATATTACCCTTAATTTCAACTCCACCACCACAGagacaaaaagtaaaaatgagacGTCTATTTTAAAGCCAAATCCACTAAATGGGACATTATTTTCAAACCTGAAAGAGCTTGATAGAGTAAACCATACTGCAGTTAATTTGTTGAATCAAAGCAATGAGAATACAACATCATTCTCTGACAATTCATCTGTGTCTAAAATAGAGGACACAGTGAATTATAGTCCCAACgttacacaaaataaaaatataactcaAGTTGTTTCAAGTCTTAATAATGCCAGAGCATCTGAGACAGAGAACTCCACAATTCACAATGATAAGGCATCAATAATGGTTGGAAATGTATCCACAGAGACAACCGATCTGAATGTAACATTACCAGGAAATCTTAGTTCCATTTTGGAGACTGAAAGAATGAATAACACACTCAGTGGTGATAATCAGACTGCTGGGAACGCAACCTTGCTGCAGGAATCCGACAAGAAACTCAGAGGAGATGTGTTCTCCTACTCCGTACCTCTACCTCCCTCCAGCATCAACAATCTCAACAGTACAACAGAGGACAATGTCACCTCTCTGTCAAGCAGTACAAATTCCAGCCCTGAGAGTTGGGAAAATGTCACTGCTCATCTTGACCAGTTAAACCATACATCTTCTATAGAAAGTTTCTCCAATGAGACTGTGGTTTCAGGTAACCTGTCACTCTCCAGTCATCTTGTTCGTGAAAGCAGCTCTGAGGAGCTAAGTGAAGATAGCATTGAAGAATTGTTTATCTACCTTAGAGAAAACAATACCGAGGTGATTACAACTACCTCCCTTAAAACAAACGGCCACAATTGGACTTACGAGGGAACTCACCAAACTGTACCCATGGAGATCCCCGATCACATGTTAAAGTACTTAGGGAAGGAGGCCCCAACACCAAAACCGAAACCTAAGACCATTAAGGTGAACTATCGACAGAGGCCCAAGAAAGGCAGAGGCATGAAAacaaggaagaggaaggaataTAAGCCTCAGGCCAGGAGTGGTTTACCATTCTCTCCTCGTGGATTCAATCCAGCCATGACCCCAAGAGGGGCACGACCCAGTTCACTACAACCATTCTCTGATGAGGAGGATCTCATTAACATGCCAGTGGTCATCGGTTTGCCACGGCCTGATTTCAGTGACTATGAGCTGTATGCTCCTGGTAGTGAGCCACAACATCTAGATTTGGATGAGCAAATCAATgcaaatgaatatgaatatgttaGCTACAAAGACCCCTACAGCAGTGGCGAAGACATCAAGGATCTCAGTTTGGATGACACCACAAAATACTACTTAAACAAGTACGGCGACTCCAGTACCCAGACTTACTTCATTGCTGCAGAGGAGGTTGAGTGGGACTATGGTGGCTATGCAAAGAG GATAGACAAGTTGGATCAAAACAGTAGACAAACTAAGTTCACCAAGGCGATTTTCCGAAGTTACCTGGATGCCAACTTCAGAACACCTGATATCCGAGGTGAGATGGATGAGCATCTAGGCATCCTGGGGCCTGTCATCAAGGTGGATGTTGGACAAACCATCATG gTGGTGTTCAGGAACAATGCCAACCGTCCGTACTCCCTACATCCAAATGGGGTTGGATATAACAAGAAGACAGAAGGTCTGTCCTATGACGATAACTCCACACATtggtttaaatatgataatGAGGTTCAACCCAATACCACCTATACATATATATGGCAGGCCAATGCAAATGTTGGGCCAATGGAGGATGAATCCCAGTGTCGGACCTGGGCCTACTATTCAGGTGTTAATCCT GAAAGGGATATTCACTCAGGCTTGATTGGGCCTTTACTCGTGTGTCGAGAGGGCACTTTGGACAAGAAGGTGACGGACACAAGCGAGTTCACACTGCTTTTCATGACCTTTGATGAGTCGCAGAGCTGGTACTACGAAAGGAATCGCGAGTTGATACAGAGAAAAAATCCAAGGAAATTATTGGGCCCGGACTTCAAGGAGAACCTCAAGTTCCACT CCATCAATGGGATTATATTTAGCTTAAAAGGCTTGAGGATGTACACTGACCAACTAGTGGCTTGGCACCTGATCAACATGGGTTCTCCCAGAGACTTTCAGAGTGTCCACTTCCACGGACAGACGTTCCTCCACAAGCACACCACCAGCTACAGACATGCTGTCTACCCACTGCTGCCTG GAAGCTTTGCTACTCTTGAGATGTATCCTTCCAAGCCTGGCTTGTGGCAGCTCGAGACAGAAGTTGGTTTCAACCAACAGAAGGGCATGCAGACCCTCTTCCTGGTTCTTGATAAAG ATTGCTTGCGCCCACTGGGTCTACAATCAGGCAGTGTGCAAGACGACCACATCACAGCTATCAACACTAGAG GATTCTGGTCGCCCCATCTTGCCAGATTAAATAATCAAGGTAAATACAACGCGTGGAGTACAGAGAATAATGAGAGTTGGATACAG GTGGACTTTCAGCGGCCAGTTGTGATCAGTCAGGTAGCCACCCAGGGAGCCAAGCAGCTATTCCAATCCCAGTTTGTGTCCAAATACCATATCTCTTACAGTAATGACCGCCGTAAGTGGATCTTCTATAAGGGCGACAGCAGACACTATAGGAAG ctgtttgatgGGAACCAGGAAGCCTAtgtgacaaagacaaacatcttctttcctcctgtgaTCGGACGGTTTATTAGGCTCCACCCGGTCACTTGGTACAACACAGCTACAGTCCGCATGGAGTTCTACGGCTGTGAGCTCGATG GTTGTTCAGTGCCTTTGGGGATGGAGAGCAACCTGATAAAAGACAATCACATCACTGCCAGCTCCACAGCTACCAGCTGGTACTCTGGACCCTGGAAACCATCCCTTGCTCGCCTCAATAAACAAGGCACTATCAACGCATGGCAAGCTAAG TATAATAACATGAACCAGTGGCTTCAGGTGGAGTTGCCCCAAATAAAGAAGATCACAGGTATCGTAACGCAGGGAGCCAAGTCTCTGGGGAGAGAGATGTATGTCACATCCTATGCTCTAATGTACAGCAATGATGGGGTACATTGGGAGCACTACACAGCTGATGAGGACATGGTATCCAAG ACTTTCAGCGGCAATACAGACAACAACGAGCATGTAAAGAACTACATTCACCCTCCCATTTTCTCTCGCTTTATCCGAATCCTCCCTAGAAACTGGATGGGCTCCATCACCATGAGAGTAGAGCTACTAGGCTGTGACTTTGAgtga